Proteins encoded by one window of Aphidius gifuensis isolate YNYX2018 linkage group LG2, ASM1490517v1, whole genome shotgun sequence:
- the LOC122850436 gene encoding uncharacterized protein LOC122850436: MRVTQRREVAKDKSKVSLGGKRNKIKEMLHITDDDDDKGGAEELVVKRRRRRPTKEEKPDEQSGSLVNYLRSKSEREKKDSDMDERESKHGGELDMTYVFVARKSLARTPTKCFDQTDGKVESQGLSTQLDNKTIEGGNEEVLEATADDMKENRREEINQTTEEDEGEEPEKNIENINEAGRNGDDEEKDWEQTVKEKMKKVWQEIFEENWEKIRKEIMEEMKLETRQMQINIASMIRDSTEEILKKLRSNLQLMKQENTEIVLELTREIEAAKRGSAKEVGRANENAGRSEKH; encoded by the coding sequence ATGAGGGTGACACAAAGACGTGAGGTGGCGAAGGACAAGAGTAAGGTTAGTTTGGGAGGTAAAAGAAACAAGATCAAAGAAATGTTGCACATCAcagatgatgacgatgacaaGGGTGGTGCAGAGGAGCTAGTGGTGAAACGGAGGAGAAGAAGGCCAACAAAAGAAGAGAAGCCCGACGAGCAAAGTGGATCACTTGTTAATTATCTGAGATCAAAAAGCGAAAGGGAAAAGAAGGACAGTGATATGGATGAGAGAGAAAGTAAGCACGGAGGTGAGCTTGATATGACGTATGTATTCGTTGCGAGGAAGAGTCTAGCGAGGACACCTACAAAATGCTTTGACCAAACAGATGGCAAGGTAGAAAGCCAAGGATTAAGTACTCAGCTAGATAATAAGACAATAGAGGGAGGCAACGAAGAAGTCCTAGAGGCTACAGCAGATGATATGAAAGAAAATAGAAGAGAAGAAATAAATCAAACCACAGAGGAAGATGAAGGGGAAGAAccggaaaaaaatatagaaaacatTAATGAGGCAGGTCGCAATggagatgatgaagaaaaggATTGGGAACAGACTGTTAAAGAGAAAATGAAGAAAGTGTGGCAAGAAATTTTCGAGGAAAACTGGGAAAAAATTAGGAAGGAAATTATGGAAGAAATGAAGCTTGAAACGAGACAGATGCAAATAAATATAGCATCAATGATCAGGGATAGTACAGAAGAAATACTAAAAAAGCTAAGGAGTAATCTGCAATTAATGAAGCAGGAGAATACAGAAATAGTGCTGGAGCTGACAAGAGAGATTGAAGCGGCAAAAAGAGGGTCAGCCAAAGAAGTCGGAAGAGCTAATGAAAATGCAGGAAGAAGTGAGAAGCATTAA